In one Nicotiana tomentosiformis chromosome 6, ASM39032v3, whole genome shotgun sequence genomic region, the following are encoded:
- the LOC138893715 gene encoding uncharacterized protein: protein MEAKCDSLLMVNQVNETFEVWEDRMQRYLDKLQVTLHRFKEWILQHVLREQNSEADALGNLGSSDDDDELNSGTVVQLMKSVIEEDHAEINSTSLTWDWRNKYIEYFKNGKLPSDPQESRTLCTKAARFTLSNDGALFRRTFDGPLAICLGTGDTDYILREIHEGTYGNHSGDDSLVHKIIRAGYYWIAQAFEKVREKEVIDFIWDHIICRFGMPSDIVCDNGKQFIESKVTKFLEDHKIKRILSTSYHPSRNREDESTNKTIIQNLKKRLTNAKGKWR from the exons ATggaggctaaatgtgattccctcctcatggtaaatcaagtcaacgagACTTTTGAAGTCTgggaagatcgaatgcagaggtacttggataaattgcaagtgactctacatcgatttaaggaatggattTTGCAACATGTACttcgagagcaaaacagtgaggccgatgcccttggaAACTTAGGGTCGTCGGACGatgatgacgaactcaactcggggactgtcgtgcaACTCATGAAATCAGTAATCGAGGAAgatcatgccgagataaactccacaagtctaacctgggattggagaaacaaatatatagagtacttcaagaacgggaaactTCCATCGGATCCACAGGAATCGAGAACTCTATGCACAAAAGCTGCACGGTTCACCTTATCCAATGATGGAGCGCTGTttagaagaacgttcgatggtccactggcaatatgtttgggaacAGGAGACActgactacatcctacgtgagattcacgagggcacttatgGGAATCATTCCGGTGATGATTCATTAgtccacaaaataatcagagcaggatattattggatcg cacaggctttcgagaaagtcagagaaaaggaggtgatagacttcatttgggaccacatcatatgtcggtttggGATGCCATCCGatattgtatgtgataatggaaagcaattcatcgaaagcaaagtaaccaaatttctcgaagaccacaaaatcaaaaggatcctatcaacatcTTATCATCCCAGCAGGAATAGAGAGgacgaatcgaccaacaaaaccatcatccaaaatcttaagaaaaggttaaccaacgctaaaggaaaatggagataa